A genomic stretch from Podospora pseudoanserina strain CBS 124.78 chromosome 3, whole genome shotgun sequence includes:
- a CDS encoding hypothetical protein (EggNog:ENOG503PS7S): MEAYWHLTRHSDRDWDRLRYLLRIDRLCRDCIQHSDLVLASTGYPGTSRPDPSPRVDVLPVSTPRINTPSAPLEVIQTTNKTWNRCKFACPNESNRLHCSGCATQHSVRAFSKAQAEKSDGSRICIGREGVLRLCEHQHIKWPDIEAHFLRQHNPDNCSQLVPITCQLMCEHERRSTGNKHAPRYGFRPRLTVSGNSNMQYDIDWSWTTHHTLTLDTNGQLDRNEVRAMFEVD, encoded by the exons ATGGAAGCTTATTGGCACCTGACACGCCACTCAGACAGAGATTG GGACCGACTTAGGTACCTTCTGCGCATAGATCGACTCTGTAGAGACTGTATCCAACACAGCGACCTGGTGCTTGCTTCCACTGGCTACCCAGGCACCAGCAGGCCGGACCCCTCGCCGCGTGTGGACGTCTTGCCCGTCTCGACACCCAGAATCAATACCCCCAGTGCGCCCCTCGAGGTCATCCAAACTACAAACAAGACCTGGAATAGATGCAAGTTCGCCTGCCCCAATGAATCAAATCGCTTGCATTGCTCAGGCTGTGCCACACAGCATTCGGTTCGAGCCTTCTCCAAGGCACAGGCAGAGAAGAGCGACGGAAGCCGTATCTGTATCGGTCGGGAAGGAGTCCTCCGGCTATGCGAGCACCAGCATATCAAGTGGCCCGACATTGAAGCCCACTTTCTTCGACAGCATAATCCGGACAATTGCAGTCAACTAGTCCCAATAACATGTCAACTGATGTGCGAGCACGAGAGACGTAGCACAGGCAACAAACATGCACCGAGATACGGTTTTAGGCCACGTCTCACGGTCTCGGGGAACTCGAACATGCAATATGATATCGATTGGTCTTggaccacccaccacactCTGACACTTGATACAAACGGTCAGTTGGATAGGAATGAGGTCCGAGCGATGTTCGAAGTCGACTAG